One segment of Leuconostoc lactis DNA contains the following:
- the lysA gene encoding diaminopimelate decarboxylase: protein MDYSTNAQAHLTIDGVDAVALADTYGTPLYVYDVSKIRQTMRAFKAIFEREDVPYVVSYASKAFSTKAIYQVAQQEGIHADIVSGGELYTALAAGFPPAHLSFNGNNKSWDELTMAVRAGVGTIIVDNFLELQWLSEIAATQQVQQAILLRISPGISAHTHEFISTGQQDSKFGFDLLTGQAKRAYEIARLDANLNLRGLHAHIGSQIFDVTGFEKNAALLAETAHSWGWTPAVINVGGGFGIRYTDDDTPLPESDYAAAIIATLKAKAEAFAWPMPEIWIEPGRSIVGPAGQTLYTIGSRKDIPDLRQYLAVDGGMGDNIRPALYQANYDAVLANDPNAPTTEVVRVAGKYCESGDVLVWEQALPQTKPGDILSVQATGAYGYAMASNYNRNPRPAVVFVENGAHQVVVARETYADIVALDRDYDLASTPEES, encoded by the coding sequence ATGGATTATTCAACAAACGCACAAGCACATTTGACCATTGATGGCGTCGATGCCGTTGCATTGGCCGACACTTATGGCACACCGTTATATGTTTACGACGTCTCTAAAATCCGTCAGACGATGCGTGCGTTTAAAGCAATTTTTGAGCGCGAAGATGTCCCATATGTTGTGAGTTATGCCTCAAAGGCGTTCTCAACGAAGGCCATTTATCAAGTTGCCCAGCAAGAAGGTATTCACGCAGATATTGTATCGGGGGGTGAATTATACACGGCCCTGGCAGCAGGTTTTCCACCAGCCCATCTGAGCTTTAATGGCAATAATAAGAGTTGGGATGAGCTAACGATGGCGGTACGTGCTGGCGTGGGGACGATTATTGTTGACAACTTCTTAGAGTTGCAATGGTTGTCAGAAATTGCCGCTACGCAACAAGTACAACAAGCCATTCTACTGCGTATTTCACCAGGTATTTCAGCGCATACCCATGAATTCATTAGCACTGGTCAGCAAGATTCTAAATTTGGCTTTGATTTATTGACTGGTCAAGCAAAACGTGCCTATGAGATTGCACGACTGGATGCAAACCTTAATTTACGTGGCTTACATGCCCACATTGGGTCACAGATTTTTGACGTCACGGGCTTTGAAAAGAACGCCGCTTTACTGGCCGAAACAGCCCATAGTTGGGGTTGGACCCCAGCCGTCATTAACGTGGGTGGTGGTTTTGGGATTCGGTATACCGATGATGATACGCCATTGCCTGAAAGCGACTATGCAGCAGCAATCATTGCCACACTGAAAGCAAAAGCTGAAGCATTTGCATGGCCAATGCCGGAAATTTGGATTGAGCCAGGGCGTTCGATTGTTGGACCAGCCGGGCAAACACTTTATACAATTGGCTCACGCAAGGATATTCCGGATTTACGCCAGTATCTCGCCGTTGACGGGGGCATGGGGGATAATATTCGACCAGCCCTTTACCAAGCGAACTACGATGCGGTGTTAGCCAATGATCCAAATGCGCCAACGACTGAAGTTGTGCGTGTCGCTGGTAAATATTGCGAATCAGGGGATGTGTTAGTTTGGGAACAAGCGTTACCGCAAACCAAACCTGGCGACATCCTATCTGTTCAAGCAACTGGCGCCTATGGCTATGCCATGGCTTCCAACTACAACCGCAATCCACGACCAGCAGTGGTTTTCGTGGAAAATGGCGCACATCAAGTGGTTGTGGCGCGGGAAACTTATGCCGATATCGTCGCGTTAGATCGTGACTATGACCTTGCAAGCACACCAGAAGAATCATAA
- the dapD gene encoding 2,3,4,5-tetrahydropyridine-2,6-dicarboxylate N-acetyltransferase, translated as MTTTENAAQELIDFIANAKKVTPVKVTYKGVLAGEIPVTVQQFGGVSFGQLIGDWADIAPLIANLPAENVYIENDARHSAVPLLDKKAVNARIEPGAIIRDQVTIGDNAVIMLGAVINIGAEIGAGTMIDMGAILGGRAIVGKNSHIGAGAVLAGVIEPASAEPVRVGDNVLVGANAVVIEGVQIGDGAVVAAGAIVTKDVPANTVVAGVPAKVIKKIDAQTQQKTALIDALRGL; from the coding sequence ATGACAACGACAGAAAATGCAGCCCAAGAATTGATTGATTTCATCGCCAATGCTAAAAAAGTCACGCCCGTGAAAGTAACTTATAAAGGGGTCTTAGCCGGTGAAATTCCGGTAACGGTACAACAATTTGGCGGGGTGTCATTTGGGCAACTGATTGGCGATTGGGCTGATATTGCGCCACTGATTGCTAATTTACCGGCAGAAAATGTTTATATTGAAAATGATGCACGTCATTCAGCAGTTCCATTGCTCGATAAAAAGGCTGTGAATGCCCGCATTGAACCGGGGGCAATTATTCGAGATCAGGTTACGATTGGGGATAATGCCGTGATTATGTTAGGCGCAGTCATCAACATTGGCGCGGAAATTGGTGCTGGCACGATGATTGACATGGGGGCCATCTTAGGTGGTCGTGCTATTGTGGGTAAAAATTCACACATTGGCGCTGGTGCCGTATTAGCCGGGGTGATTGAACCGGCTTCAGCAGAACCCGTCCGTGTTGGTGACAATGTATTGGTTGGGGCAAACGCCGTTGTCATTGAAGGCGTTCAGATTGGTGATGGTGCCGTGGTGGCGGCTGGTGCCATTGTGACCAAAGATGTGCCAGCCAACACCGTAGTGGCTGGTGTACCGGCGAAAGTGATCAAAAAAATTGATGCACAAACCCAACAGAAAACAGCTTTAATTGATGCTTTGAGAGGACTATAA